A genomic stretch from Anoplolepis gracilipes chromosome 16, ASM4749672v1, whole genome shotgun sequence includes:
- the LOC140674730 gene encoding uncharacterized protein: MLKSQDYGRFIAQILSIYIAEFTVEFVTSIITMILPTVGTLFLMFIRFKHVDKFKELFERMWADWALQKTDDEIKIMHEHAEITRLYTLFCLCSGYLGVITFNIYLYTPEILDIISPMNESRQRIQLSYFRVGFFSDEERYLYFIRFVIFISSVFVPLIVGTCFLQFVVFTQHVCAMCKLLGYRAECLFSIVGNTKKCDSFCRTKIYCEKITVFVQLHNSIIQFIRILDSCYTIPCIMELIVCMIVTSVSSMLI, encoded by the exons atattaagtatttatatagCTGAATTTACTGTGGAATTTGTAACCAGTATAATAACAATGATTTTACCTACAGTAGGTACCTTGTTCCTGATGTTTATACGTTTCAAACATGTAGACAAA tttaaagaACTATTCGAACGTATGTGGGCCGACTGGGCGTTGCAGAAGACAGACGATGAGATCAAAATCATGCACGAGCATGCCGAAATCACAAGATTGTACACGCTTTTTTGCTTAT GTTCTGGCTATTTAGGTGTAATAACattcaatatatatctgtatacgCCGGAAATTCTTGATATCATATCACCTATGAATGAATCCCGCCAGCGAATACAACTATCATATTTTCGTGTTGGATTCTTCAGCGATGAAGAGCGATACTTATACTTTATTCGATTTGTTATATTCATTTCTAGTGTGTTCGTACCGTTAATAGTTGGGACTTGTTTTCTACAGTTTGTGGTTTTCACGCAACATGTTTGCGCGATGTGTAAATTGCTGGG GTATCGTGCGGaatgtttattttctattgtcGGAAACACGAAAAAATGCGATTCATTTTgtagaacaaaaatatattgtgaaaaGATAACTGTTTTTGTACAGTTACATAACAGCATTATACa ATTCATTCGTATACTCGATAGTTGTTACACAATACCATGTATAATGGAACTCATAGTGTGTATGATTGTGACAAGCGTTTCaagtatgttaatataa